From the Rhodoferax mekongensis genome, one window contains:
- a CDS encoding LysR family transcriptional regulator has product MNIKHLEHLLALADSGSFSRAAEKLFITQSALSRSIQTLEDDLGGKLLDRVGKRNELTPLGLDVVSRARHIVRDAAELRDSAKLLQGVGKRTLRIGLGSGPAALLLEPLLLDTAKQPGMRLTVTHGSVELQILGLRSRDIDAMVVDMRRVVPASDLNIEALPEMKAGFVVRRGHPLAGLKNLELSTLLEYPIASTPLSDEVARQLISQYGHFANPAEMVSIRSDDIKSLVRTVEQTDAVFLGVIAAAQNGIDEGRLIELRLKKPLAARARFACVTLAGRTEAPAMTYFRTFVQEHLKS; this is encoded by the coding sequence ATGAATATCAAGCATCTGGAACACCTCTTAGCCTTGGCAGATTCGGGATCGTTCAGTCGCGCGGCTGAGAAGCTATTCATCACCCAATCGGCCTTGAGTCGAAGCATTCAGACGCTCGAGGACGACTTGGGGGGCAAGTTGCTCGACCGTGTTGGAAAACGAAACGAACTCACTCCTTTGGGTTTGGACGTGGTTTCCAGGGCCAGGCATATTGTTCGTGATGCAGCGGAACTCCGTGACAGTGCAAAACTGCTTCAGGGCGTAGGCAAAAGAACACTCCGCATCGGCCTGGGTTCTGGTCCCGCCGCTTTGCTGCTGGAGCCACTGCTTCTGGATACGGCCAAACAACCCGGAATGCGCCTGACGGTGACGCATGGGTCCGTGGAGTTGCAGATCCTGGGTTTGCGCTCGCGGGACATTGATGCGATGGTGGTGGACATGCGGCGAGTGGTACCGGCGTCGGACCTCAACATCGAAGCCCTACCTGAAATGAAAGCAGGATTCGTGGTTCGACGGGGGCATCCTTTGGCGGGCTTGAAGAACTTGGAGCTTTCGACCCTTTTGGAGTATCCAATTGCGTCCACCCCATTGTCCGATGAAGTCGCTCGACAGCTGATCAGTCAGTATGGTCACTTTGCAAACCCCGCAGAGATGGTGTCCATCAGGAGTGACGACATCAAGAGCTTGGTTCGAACGGTAGAACAAACAGATGCTGTTTTTCTGGGTGTGATTGCCGCTGCCCAGAATGGAATAGATGAAGGCCGCTTGATTGAACTTCGATTGAAGAAGCCACTGGCTGCAAGAGCACGTTTCGCTTGCGTGACGCTCGCAGGTAGAACTGAGGCTCCTGCAATGACTTACTTCAGAACATTCGTACAAGAGCATTTGAAAAGCTAA
- a CDS encoding tripartite tricarboxylate transporter substrate binding protein, with protein sequence MSLSISKALRRCATLITGFVLAASASAQTFPSKPVTLLVPYPAGGLSDVIARTVNNSLSKHLGQPVIVDNLGGASGSIAAQKVLNSPSDGHLIFQGSPNELILAPLAISAIKFKSEDFRLVQMIATAQIGFLARSDLPVNNVDEFVEYARKAAAQGKPVTYASAGPGSFYHLLGEHLSKVTGIPMIHVPYKGAAPAEQDLMAKQVDIFLAPYGKKYLELHKTGKVKVLAMLNPTRLDGVKDFPAISESKSLKNFTFNIWTGYFVKKDTPEPVVVAIHKAITETLKEPTIDAALDTNSLLTPPPLELNAVAKAYADGTAQFRAIAKSINLEPQ encoded by the coding sequence ATGTCTCTATCCATCTCAAAAGCACTGCGCCGGTGCGCAACCCTGATCACCGGTTTTGTCCTTGCTGCTTCCGCAAGTGCTCAGACTTTCCCATCGAAGCCGGTCACCCTGCTGGTACCGTACCCAGCGGGTGGTCTGTCTGACGTGATCGCTCGCACGGTGAACAATTCGCTGAGCAAGCACTTGGGCCAACCGGTGATCGTGGACAACCTTGGCGGCGCCAGCGGCTCCATCGCAGCACAAAAGGTCTTGAATTCCCCCAGCGATGGACACTTGATCTTTCAAGGTTCACCGAATGAGCTGATTCTTGCGCCATTGGCGATTTCAGCCATCAAGTTCAAAAGTGAGGATTTCCGCCTTGTACAAATGATTGCCACGGCGCAGATTGGCTTTTTGGCCCGATCCGACTTGCCAGTCAATAACGTGGATGAGTTTGTTGAATATGCGCGCAAGGCGGCCGCGCAGGGTAAGCCTGTGACCTATGCCAGCGCAGGACCCGGCTCCTTCTACCACCTGCTGGGGGAGCACCTTTCCAAGGTTACCGGCATTCCCATGATCCACGTGCCCTACAAGGGAGCAGCGCCTGCAGAGCAAGACCTGATGGCCAAGCAGGTAGACATCTTCCTCGCTCCCTACGGAAAGAAATACCTCGAGCTGCACAAAACCGGCAAGGTCAAAGTGCTGGCCATGCTCAACCCCACACGCTTGGATGGCGTCAAGGACTTCCCGGCCATTTCTGAAAGCAAATCGCTCAAGAACTTCACCTTCAACATTTGGACTGGTTACTTCGTGAAGAAGGACACCCCAGAACCTGTGGTGGTTGCGATTCACAAGGCCATTACAGAGACGCTGAAGGAACCAACTATTGACGCTGCCCTCGACACCAACAGCCTATTGACACCACCACCTTTGGAGTTAAACGCAGTGGCAAAGGCCTACGCTGATGGCACTGCACAGTTCCGTGCGATTGCCAAGTCCATCAATCTCGAGCCGCAGTAA
- a CDS encoding LysR family transcriptional regulator, with the protein MDLRQLRYFVAVATTKNFTRAAEQMHIAQPPLSRQIQLLEEELGVVLIQRDSRPLRLTEAGRAFYEQSLQVLHRVEQMKTGARQVGRNQRQSVSIAYVASTLYGGLPMLIRMFRKRYPDTDVNLVDLSSVHQISELKSGRIDIGFGRIRTRDASVSRVVLREERLVVALPPSSPLASTNERILLKELAGQRLIVFPKEPRPSYADHVLSLIHDQDIQLSEVHEVRELQAALGLVASEMGVCIIPAAARARTDLVYRVIEDERATSPIILSHRLNDDSWYITAIKELIVEMYAQNPPWLDMETNAFPSSLSKEALAARVDEKSRPRSSSKKKQTD; encoded by the coding sequence ATGGACTTACGTCAATTGCGCTATTTCGTGGCTGTAGCTACGACTAAAAACTTCACTCGTGCAGCTGAGCAAATGCACATTGCTCAGCCGCCCCTTAGCCGCCAGATACAGCTATTGGAGGAAGAGCTTGGTGTGGTCTTGATACAGCGCGACAGTCGGCCTTTGCGATTGACCGAGGCGGGGCGGGCGTTCTATGAGCAGTCGTTACAGGTGCTGCACAGGGTTGAGCAAATGAAAACCGGGGCCCGACAAGTAGGGCGGAATCAGCGGCAATCCGTCTCTATTGCGTACGTTGCTTCGACACTGTACGGCGGGCTTCCCATGTTGATCCGTATGTTTCGCAAGCGATATCCCGACACTGACGTGAACCTTGTAGACCTTAGTTCAGTCCATCAAATATCCGAACTGAAATCCGGACGAATTGATATTGGCTTCGGACGTATCCGGACCCGAGACGCCTCTGTCTCCAGAGTGGTGTTGCGAGAGGAGCGACTGGTAGTTGCATTACCTCCAAGTTCACCGCTGGCAAGCACCAACGAGCGGATCTTGCTCAAGGAGTTGGCGGGTCAACGTCTCATCGTGTTTCCGAAAGAGCCGCGTCCCAGCTATGCGGACCATGTGTTGAGTCTCATCCATGACCAGGATATTCAACTCAGTGAAGTACACGAGGTTCGAGAGTTGCAAGCAGCACTTGGCTTGGTCGCATCAGAAATGGGAGTCTGCATCATCCCCGCTGCGGCTCGAGCAAGGACAGATTTGGTCTACAGAGTCATTGAGGATGAACGGGCTACTTCCCCCATCATCTTGAGTCATCGATTGAACGACGATTCTTGGTATATCACCGCGATCAAAGAGCTGATTGTTGAAATGTATGCCCAGAATCCTCCATGGCTTGACATGGAGACTAATGCCTTCCCCTCATCACTCAGCAAAGAGGCTTTGGCTGCTCGTGTTGATGAGAAATCTCGACCGAGATCGAGCTCAAAAAAGAAACAGACTGATTAA
- a CDS encoding 3-oxoacid CoA-transferase subunit B: MNYKKRSKDELAARVAQDIFDGATVNLGIGMPTLVANHIPQNMEVILHSENGILGMGPAPQSGDEDYDLINAGKQPVTLLKGGAYFHHADSFAMMRGGHLDICVLGAFQVSSTGDLANWSTGEEGAIPAVGGAMDLAIGAKQTWVMMDLLTKSGQSKVVPTCTYPLTGIACVKRIYADLATLDCTPQGLKLVDKVDGLSHAELEQLLGMPVGV, encoded by the coding sequence ATGAATTACAAAAAACGCAGCAAAGACGAGCTGGCCGCACGTGTGGCACAGGACATTTTTGATGGGGCTACGGTTAATCTAGGAATTGGGATGCCCACCCTGGTTGCAAACCATATTCCACAGAACATGGAAGTCATTCTCCATAGCGAGAATGGAATTTTGGGAATGGGACCTGCGCCCCAATCGGGAGATGAGGATTACGACCTGATCAATGCGGGAAAGCAACCCGTAACTTTGCTCAAGGGCGGTGCCTATTTCCACCATGCAGACAGCTTTGCCATGATGCGTGGAGGTCATTTGGACATCTGTGTACTTGGTGCATTTCAGGTGTCCTCAACGGGAGACCTTGCAAACTGGAGCACCGGCGAAGAGGGTGCAATTCCTGCGGTGGGAGGTGCCATGGACCTTGCAATTGGCGCCAAACAAACCTGGGTCATGATGGATTTGCTGACGAAATCTGGACAGAGCAAAGTTGTACCGACCTGTACCTATCCACTCACGGGCATTGCCTGTGTCAAGCGAATCTACGCGGATCTCGCGACCCTGGACTGCACTCCCCAAGGCCTCAAGTTGGTGGATAAGGTGGATGGTCTATCCCATGCAGAACTCGAACAACTCTTAGGAATGCCTGTCGGCGTTTGA
- a CDS encoding D-amino acid dehydrogenase, with protein MKTIAVIGGGITGVTTAYALVKRGFSVTLFEKNRYSAMETSFANGGQLSASNAEVWTHWSTILKGLKWMLRSDAPLLVNPAPSWHKMSWFAEFISNIPHYKTNTIETTKLAIAAREHLFAWAQEEGVDFDLKQEGILHIYRDKKGFEHAGKVSELLARGGLSRRAVTPSEMRAIEPTLAGSYYGGYFTESDSTGDIHKFTQGLAAACVRLGVKTLYGQEVKQLISDGNMATVITEEAEGTCSHYFDALVVCSGVGSRQFASQLGDRVNIYPVKGYSITVNLLDAESRAAAPVVSLLDDETKLVTSRLGEERFRVAGTAEFNGYNKDIRADRIRPLVEWVNQCFPGVNTRQVVPWAGLRPMMPNMMPRVGAGSKPNVFYNTGHGHLGWTLSAITADLVGTAVQSSIRQAVRYGIAGSKASVPA; from the coding sequence ATGAAAACGATAGCAGTTATCGGCGGTGGCATCACCGGTGTCACGACCGCCTATGCCTTGGTAAAACGGGGCTTCTCCGTCACGCTTTTTGAGAAGAATCGGTACTCCGCGATGGAGACGTCCTTCGCGAACGGTGGACAACTCTCGGCGTCGAACGCCGAAGTCTGGACCCACTGGTCCACGATTTTGAAGGGCTTGAAATGGATGCTCCGAAGTGATGCGCCGCTCCTGGTCAATCCGGCGCCGAGCTGGCACAAGATGTCGTGGTTTGCCGAATTCATTAGCAATATCCCCCACTACAAAACAAACACGATTGAGACAACCAAGTTAGCAATCGCTGCCAGGGAGCATCTTTTCGCTTGGGCTCAAGAAGAGGGAGTGGATTTCGACTTGAAGCAAGAGGGAATCCTTCATATCTATCGCGATAAGAAAGGTTTCGAACACGCCGGAAAAGTTTCTGAATTACTTGCTCGCGGTGGCCTCTCTCGGCGTGCAGTTACCCCCAGTGAAATGCGGGCCATCGAGCCCACTTTGGCAGGTAGTTACTACGGGGGCTATTTCACTGAAAGTGACTCAACTGGCGACATCCACAAATTCACCCAAGGTCTCGCTGCAGCTTGTGTCCGTCTGGGTGTCAAGACTCTTTATGGTCAAGAGGTGAAACAGCTGATCAGTGACGGGAATATGGCCACGGTCATCACTGAAGAAGCGGAGGGAACTTGCTCCCACTATTTCGATGCATTGGTGGTGTGTAGTGGAGTGGGAAGTCGTCAATTTGCTTCTCAGCTGGGTGACCGCGTCAATATCTACCCTGTCAAGGGTTACTCCATTACGGTCAATCTCTTGGATGCTGAAAGTCGTGCCGCGGCACCAGTAGTCAGTCTTTTGGACGACGAGACCAAACTGGTCACAAGTCGCCTTGGTGAAGAACGCTTCCGAGTCGCCGGTACCGCTGAGTTCAACGGTTACAACAAAGATATTCGTGCAGACAGAATCCGTCCCCTCGTAGAGTGGGTCAACCAATGCTTCCCCGGGGTAAACACCCGGCAGGTCGTTCCGTGGGCAGGTCTCCGACCCATGATGCCGAACATGATGCCGCGCGTCGGCGCTGGTTCGAAGCCCAACGTTTTTTACAACACAGGGCACGGCCACTTGGGGTGGACCTTGTCTGCAATCACCGCTGACTTGGTAGGCACAGCGGTGCAGAGCTCTATTCGGCAAGCTGTTCGCTATGGGATTGCTGGTTCAAAGGCCTCTGTTCCAGCCTAA
- the pcaF gene encoding 3-oxoadipyl-CoA thiolase has translation MQHAFICDAIRTPFGRYGGALSSVRADDLGAIPLSALMARNPNVDWHSITDVIYGCANQAGEDNRNVARMSSLLAGLPMEVPGSTVNRLCGSGLDALGTAARAIKSGEAQLMIAGGVESMSRAPFVMPKAEAAFSRANAIYDTTIGWRFVNKLMKAHYGVDAMPETAENVATDYNISRADQDAMAFSSQSKAIAAQRAGYLTPEITPVTVAQKKGDSVVVDTDEHPRETTLEALARLKPVVHPSGTVTAGNASGVNDGACALLLASEDGAKRNGLTPRARVVGMATAGVAPRIMGIGPAPAAHKVLALTGLTLAQMDVIELNEAFAAQGLAVLRMLGLQDDDPRVNAWGGAIALGHPLGASGARLATTAVNQLHASGGRYALCTMCIGVGQGIAVVLERV, from the coding sequence ATGCAACATGCATTCATTTGCGATGCAATTCGCACTCCCTTCGGTCGCTACGGCGGCGCACTCAGTAGCGTTCGCGCTGATGACCTGGGCGCCATTCCCTTGAGCGCGCTGATGGCTAGAAATCCCAACGTGGACTGGCATTCCATCACTGATGTGATTTATGGTTGTGCCAATCAAGCCGGTGAAGACAACCGCAATGTGGCTCGCATGTCCAGTTTGCTCGCCGGTTTGCCCATGGAAGTACCTGGTTCAACGGTGAACCGACTGTGCGGTTCTGGCCTTGATGCACTTGGCACAGCTGCCCGGGCCATTAAGTCCGGTGAGGCACAGCTCATGATTGCAGGAGGTGTGGAAAGCATGAGTCGGGCGCCATTTGTAATGCCGAAAGCAGAAGCTGCATTCAGCAGGGCCAACGCGATCTACGACACCACCATTGGGTGGCGCTTCGTCAACAAATTGATGAAAGCGCATTACGGGGTGGATGCAATGCCAGAGACGGCAGAGAACGTAGCTACCGACTACAACATCAGTCGCGCAGATCAAGATGCCATGGCCTTCTCGAGTCAGAGTAAGGCGATCGCTGCACAGCGCGCGGGCTATCTGACACCTGAAATCACACCGGTCACAGTCGCCCAAAAGAAGGGGGACTCCGTTGTGGTGGATACGGACGAGCATCCGCGAGAAACCACCTTGGAAGCACTCGCCCGGTTAAAGCCCGTTGTCCATCCGAGTGGGACGGTCACTGCCGGAAACGCGAGCGGTGTGAATGATGGAGCTTGCGCTTTGCTTCTGGCAAGTGAAGATGGCGCCAAACGCAATGGCCTGACTCCGCGAGCTCGTGTTGTGGGTATGGCGACGGCGGGCGTAGCTCCACGCATCATGGGCATTGGCCCTGCACCCGCAGCACACAAAGTGCTTGCACTGACTGGACTTACCCTTGCGCAAATGGATGTCATTGAGCTTAACGAGGCCTTTGCAGCCCAAGGTCTCGCAGTTCTGAGGATGCTAGGGTTGCAAGATGATGATCCCCGAGTGAATGCTTGGGGTGGCGCCATTGCTCTGGGTCACCCTCTCGGTGCGAGTGGTGCACGGCTCGCCACTACCGCAGTGAATCAGCTTCACGCCTCTGGTGGTCGCTATGCACTCTGCACCATGTGTATTGGTGTGGGGCAGGGGATTGCTGTCGTATTGGAGCGTGTGTAA
- a CDS encoding 3-oxoacid CoA-transferase subunit A has product MINKIALSVADALVDVKDGSTVMIGGFGTAGIPIELIDGLIEQGAKNLTLVNNNAGNGDTGLAALLSAGRVRKIICSFPRQADSHVFDALYRSKKLELELVPQGNLAERIRAAGAGIGAFFSPTGYGTDLAKNSDGTARETREIDGKHFVLEMPIHADIALIKAEAGDRWGNLTYRKAARNFGPVMAMAARKTIATVHEIVELGSLDPESIITPGIFVQSIVKIDRVATQAGGFKKAA; this is encoded by the coding sequence ATGATTAACAAGATTGCGTTGTCAGTTGCGGACGCATTGGTCGATGTGAAAGACGGCTCAACAGTGATGATTGGCGGCTTCGGCACAGCCGGTATTCCCATAGAGTTGATTGATGGTCTGATAGAGCAGGGCGCAAAGAACCTGACATTGGTCAACAACAATGCCGGCAATGGCGATACCGGTCTGGCTGCTTTGCTCAGCGCTGGCAGGGTTCGCAAAATCATCTGCAGCTTTCCCCGTCAGGCGGACAGCCACGTGTTTGATGCCCTGTACCGGAGCAAAAAACTAGAGCTGGAGTTGGTGCCCCAGGGTAACTTGGCTGAGCGAATTCGCGCTGCTGGTGCAGGAATAGGCGCTTTCTTTTCTCCAACTGGGTACGGTACAGATCTGGCGAAAAACTCTGATGGAACAGCACGCGAAACCCGGGAAATCGACGGCAAGCACTTTGTCTTGGAAATGCCAATTCATGCGGATATCGCATTGATCAAGGCGGAGGCTGGTGACCGTTGGGGCAACCTGACCTACCGAAAAGCAGCGCGTAATTTCGGACCCGTAATGGCCATGGCCGCCCGTAAAACCATTGCAACCGTCCACGAAATCGTGGAGTTGGGCAGCCTAGACCCCGAGTCCATCATTACGCCTGGAATCTTTGTACAGAGCATCGTAAAAATAGACCGTGTGGCAACTCAGGCCGGCGGCTTCAAAAAGGCAGCATGA
- a CDS encoding muconate/chloromuconate family cycloisomerase, protein MTGGTIAIESVETLLVDLPTIRPHKLSMATMNGQTLMLVRVRCSDGTTGIGEGTTIGGLAYGGESPEGMKLAIDTYFAPQMVGKDANRVSALMAQLNSSIRENRFAKCAVETALFDALGHRVGLPVSELLGGRQHDRLPVAWTLASGDTERDINEAQQMLELRRHCIFKLKIGRKSVREDVAHVAAIKRALGDSASVRVDVNMAWTELQAHYGLAGLVDAGCELVEQPVAHIEAMARLTGKYPIAIMADESLVGPASAFSIAKLAGADVFAIKTEQSGGLQAAQQVAGIAEAANIALYGGTMLEGAVGSIASAHVFSTFRELRWGTELFGPLLLTEEILTKPLEYRDFHLEVPSSPGLGISLDEERLEFFRRDKVRKLNTPKVSTH, encoded by the coding sequence ATGACAGGCGGAACCATCGCGATTGAATCGGTGGAGACCCTGTTGGTTGACCTGCCAACCATTCGCCCCCACAAATTGTCGATGGCCACCATGAATGGCCAAACCCTCATGCTTGTCCGCGTTCGATGCAGCGATGGAACTACAGGCATTGGAGAGGGAACAACAATCGGCGGACTGGCCTACGGCGGTGAATCCCCCGAGGGTATGAAGTTGGCAATAGATACCTACTTCGCTCCACAGATGGTGGGCAAGGATGCCAACCGTGTGTCGGCATTGATGGCACAACTCAACAGCTCTATCCGTGAAAACCGCTTTGCCAAATGTGCCGTTGAAACCGCGCTGTTTGACGCTTTGGGCCACCGGGTCGGATTGCCAGTTTCAGAACTTTTGGGTGGACGACAGCACGACCGTTTACCGGTTGCATGGACCTTGGCATCAGGTGATACCGAGCGCGACATCAATGAAGCCCAACAAATGTTGGAACTGCGAAGGCATTGCATATTCAAGCTGAAGATCGGTCGCAAGTCAGTCCGTGAGGACGTCGCGCATGTTGCAGCCATTAAGAGGGCTTTGGGTGACTCAGCCTCAGTCCGGGTGGATGTGAACATGGCGTGGACTGAGCTGCAAGCGCATTACGGATTAGCAGGGCTGGTGGATGCCGGCTGCGAATTGGTAGAGCAACCGGTCGCCCACATCGAAGCGATGGCGCGACTCACAGGTAAGTACCCCATCGCCATCATGGCGGACGAATCACTAGTTGGACCCGCCTCAGCTTTCAGCATTGCAAAGCTCGCAGGCGCAGATGTTTTCGCAATCAAAACTGAGCAATCCGGCGGACTTCAAGCGGCACAGCAAGTTGCAGGTATCGCAGAGGCCGCAAACATCGCTCTTTATGGCGGAACGATGTTGGAAGGCGCTGTCGGTTCGATTGCCTCAGCCCATGTCTTTTCGACATTCCGCGAACTGCGCTGGGGCACTGAATTGTTCGGCCCCCTGCTCCTCACAGAAGAAATTCTGACCAAGCCCCTGGAGTACCGGGACTTCCACCTTGAGGTTCCATCCAGCCCAGGTCTAGGTATCAGCTTGGACGAAGAGCGATTGGAGTTCTTCCGTCGTGACAAGGTCCGAAAGCTCAACACCCCAAAGGTGTCCACCCACTGA
- a CDS encoding IclR family transcriptional regulator: MTKSPTDEASLPQEPGDNYVQSFARGLEVIRSFSAESQRQTLTEVAERTGLTRAGARRILLTLHTLGYVRHDGRLFQLSPRILDLGFAYLSSLPFWNLAEPVMEKLVADVKESCSAAVLDGTDIVYVLRVPTQKIMSINLGVGSRLPAYCTSMGRMLLAGLPEDELRTRLIQSKPMARTPKTKVSVEDLMDCIAQIRQQGWSQVDQELEEGLISMAAPIRDRNGTILAALNISGQANRTSASVMQERMLEPLLAAASSISKMLGRQHF, encoded by the coding sequence ATGACCAAATCACCCACTGATGAAGCCTCTCTCCCGCAAGAACCCGGGGACAACTACGTGCAATCTTTTGCCCGTGGGCTTGAGGTGATCCGTTCATTCAGCGCTGAATCTCAGAGGCAGACCCTTACAGAAGTTGCCGAGCGAACAGGCCTGACGCGCGCCGGTGCCAGGCGCATCTTGTTGACCTTGCATACATTGGGTTATGTGAGACACGATGGACGCTTGTTTCAGCTTTCACCGCGGATCCTTGATCTCGGCTTTGCCTATCTCTCTTCGCTGCCTTTTTGGAACCTCGCTGAACCTGTCATGGAAAAGCTGGTGGCAGATGTGAAAGAGTCCTGCTCCGCCGCGGTTCTCGATGGCACGGACATCGTGTATGTACTCCGAGTGCCAACACAGAAAATCATGAGCATCAACTTAGGTGTTGGATCGAGGCTTCCTGCTTATTGCACATCCATGGGTCGGATGCTGCTTGCCGGACTACCAGAAGATGAGTTACGGACGAGATTGATCCAGTCAAAACCTATGGCGCGCACCCCGAAAACCAAGGTGAGTGTTGAGGATCTGATGGACTGCATTGCGCAGATTCGGCAGCAGGGCTGGTCGCAAGTCGACCAAGAGCTGGAAGAAGGCTTGATTTCAATGGCCGCTCCCATCCGCGATCGCAACGGGACCATATTGGCCGCCTTGAACATCAGCGGGCAAGCCAACCGAACTAGTGCCTCCGTAATGCAGGAGAGGATGCTCGAACCGCTCTTGGCGGCAGCGTCCAGTATTTCGAAAATGCTAGGCCGACAGCACTTCTAA
- a CDS encoding M20 aminoacylase family protein, whose amino-acid sequence MSSVLDALQSSAETFTALRRDLHQHPEIGFQEFRTSDIVAQRLRDWGYEVTLGLGGTGVVGQLRKGNGTRRLGLRADMDALPIQEATGLPHASCHEGLMHACGHDGHTAMLLAAAEYLASKGNFQGTLNLIFQPAEESLGGARKMMEDGLFERFPCDAVFAMHNMPGFPRGQLLLRDGATMASSENILVHIEGKGSHGAMPHLGADPVVAGASIVMALQTIVSRNVPPLQTAVVTVGAFQSGVANNVIPQTATLKLSVRALDRGVRLLLRERIVDLVEAQAKSFGVTARVEFLPGYPVLVNTASETALAREVAIDLVGPENVVQQTEPLTGSEDFAYMLEKVPGSYLFIGNGDASTGGHGACMVHNPNYDFEDRNIPIGAAYWVHLAERFLA is encoded by the coding sequence ATGTCGTCGGTCTTGGACGCGCTGCAGTCCAGCGCGGAAACATTCACCGCGCTGCGCAGAGACTTGCACCAGCATCCTGAAATCGGCTTCCAGGAGTTCCGCACCAGCGACATCGTCGCGCAACGGTTGCGAGATTGGGGTTACGAAGTCACTCTGGGCTTGGGTGGTACGGGCGTGGTGGGACAGCTGCGCAAGGGGAACGGTACACGTCGACTCGGGCTTCGGGCAGATATGGATGCACTGCCCATCCAGGAAGCCACGGGATTGCCCCATGCCAGTTGCCATGAAGGTCTGATGCACGCCTGTGGCCATGATGGTCATACGGCAATGTTGCTGGCAGCGGCGGAGTACCTGGCCTCCAAAGGCAATTTCCAAGGAACGTTGAACCTGATTTTTCAACCCGCCGAGGAAAGCTTGGGTGGGGCTCGCAAGATGATGGAAGACGGCTTGTTTGAGCGTTTCCCCTGCGATGCCGTATTTGCCATGCACAACATGCCTGGATTTCCGCGAGGACAGCTATTGCTTCGGGACGGGGCGACCATGGCTTCGAGCGAGAACATCCTCGTGCATATCGAAGGCAAGGGAAGCCACGGGGCTATGCCGCATTTGGGTGCTGATCCAGTAGTCGCAGGGGCATCTATCGTCATGGCCTTGCAAACTATCGTCTCCCGCAATGTGCCCCCCCTTCAGACGGCAGTCGTAACGGTTGGCGCATTTCAATCTGGTGTCGCAAACAATGTCATTCCCCAAACGGCTACGCTCAAACTAAGCGTTCGTGCCCTGGATCGCGGTGTACGACTGCTGCTACGAGAACGCATCGTTGACTTGGTGGAGGCTCAGGCCAAAAGTTTTGGTGTGACGGCTCGCGTCGAGTTCTTGCCAGGCTATCCGGTACTCGTGAACACTGCTTCAGAAACTGCTTTGGCACGTGAAGTTGCTATTGATCTCGTGGGGCCTGAAAACGTTGTTCAGCAAACCGAGCCATTAACAGGCAGTGAAGATTTCGCGTACATGCTGGAGAAAGTTCCAGGCAGCTATTTGTTCATTGGCAATGGAGACGCCTCTACCGGTGGACATGGTGCTTGCATGGTGCACAACCCCAATTACGATTTCGAAGACCGAAACATTCCTATCGGCGCAGCCTATTGGGTGCATTTGGCGGAACGTTTCCTAGCGTAG